In a genomic window of Scyliorhinus torazame isolate Kashiwa2021f chromosome 5, sScyTor2.1, whole genome shotgun sequence:
- the LOC140421797 gene encoding uncharacterized protein isoform X1, with translation MEKPWKCGDCGKAYRCPSELEIHRRSHTGERPFTCSHCGQGFTRLCNLQRHERIHTGEKPFTCSQCGKGLTDLSSLQSHQRVHTGQKPFICSQCGEGFIDSSILRKHQRIHTGERPFTCSQCGKGFINSSTLRKHQQIHTGERPFTCSQCGKGFIDSSALRQHQRIHTGERPFTCSQCGKGFIDSSALRQHQRVHTGERPFTCSQCGKGFINSSTLRKHQRIHTGERPFTCSQCGKGFITSSTLRKHQRIHTGERPFTCSQCGKGFIDSSALRQHQRIHTGERPFTCSQCGKGFRDLSNLRIHQRVHTGERPFTCSHCGEGFTQSSSLQTHQRLHTGEKPFTCSQCGERFRASSSLRSHLRVHTGEKLFTCFQCGNGFSDLSSLQTHQRIHTGERPYTCSQCGKGFIDSSILQRHQRIHTGEKPFTCPLCGNGFTQLSSLQTHQRVHTGERPFTCS, from the coding sequence atggaaaaaccatggaaatgtggggactgtgggaaggcatACAGATGCCCATCTGAGctagagattcatcgacgcagtcacactggggagaggccgttcacctgctctcattgtgggcAGGGATTCACTCGATTATGCAACCTACAAAGAcacgagcgaattcacactggggagaagcctttcacctgctctcaatgtgggaagggattaactgatttatccagcctgcagtcacaccagcgagttcatactgggcagaagccattcatctgctctcagtgtggggaaggattcattgattcatccatcctgcggaaacatcagcgaattcacactggggagaggccattcacctgctctcagtgtgggaagggattcattaattcatccactctgcggaaacatcagcaaattcacactggggagaggccattcacctgctctcagtgtgggaagggattcattgattcatccgccctgcggcaacatcagcgaattcacactggggagaggccgttcacctgctctcaatgtgggaagggattcattgattcatccgccctgcggcaacatcagcgagttcacactggggaaaggccgttcacctgctctcagtgtgggaagggattcattaattcatccaccctgcggaaacatcagcgaattcatactggggagaggccgttcacctgctctcagtgtggaaagggattcattacttcatccaccctgcggaaacatcagcgaattcacactggggagcggccgttcacctgctctcagtgtggaaagggattcattgattcatccgccctgcggcaacatcagcgaattcacactggagagaggccattcacctgctctcagtgtgggaagggattccgtgatttatccaacctgcggattcatcagcgagttcacactggtgagcgtccgttcacctgctctcactgtggggagggattcactcagtcatccagcctgcagacacaccagcggttgcacactggggagaagccattcacctgctctcagtgtggggagagATTCAGAGCTTCATCCAGCCTGCGGAGCCATCTGCGAGTGCACACTGgagagaagctgttcacctgctttcagtgtgggaacggattcagtgatttatccagtctgcagacacaccagcgaattcacactggggagaggccgtacacctgctctcagtgtggaaagggatttattgattcatccatcctacagagacatcagcgaattcacactggggagaagccattcacctgccccctctgtgggaatggattcacacagttatccagtctgcagacacatcagcgagttcacactggggaaaggccattcacctgctcttag